In Pelecanus crispus isolate bPelCri1 chromosome Z, bPelCri1.pri, whole genome shotgun sequence, the following are encoded in one genomic region:
- the GCNT4 gene encoding beta-1,3-galactosyl-O-glycosyl-glycoprotein beta-1,6-N-acetylglucosaminyltransferase 4 — translation MKRYKCPYKCPARRKILILCVTGWLIALLKLLHVERHFFPSKGIYLVEHFLSTSSYVRNRYSYLRNEFQYEINCSSIYEQDPQEIGKSLEIRRKEIIDLADEDVVAMTSDCHVYRSLRKYHLKPVSPEEESFPIAYSLVVHKDAVMVERLIHSLYSHQNIYCIHYDQKAAKSFKSAMNNLAKCFPNIFIASKLETVDYAHISRLQADFNCLSDLVDSSVPWKYVINLCGQDFPLRSNFELVAELKKLGGGNMLETIKPSSSKRERFTYHYELMKVPYEYMQMPVKTKISKNPPPHNIEVFVGSAYFVLSREFIQYTLESSVAKDFFEWSRDTYSPDEHFWATFVRVPGVPGEVPRSAQDITDLQSKTRLVKWNYLEDHLYPPCTGTHLRSVCIYGAAELRWLLNYGHWFANKFDSKVDPVLVKCLAEKLAEQQKEWVYLSSDKYFLHINSVNASL, via the coding sequence ATGAAGAGATACAAGTGTCCCTACAAATGTCCCGCACGAAGGAAGATCCTGATCCTGTGTGTTACAGGGTGGCTGATAGCACTGCTGAAGCTCCTCCAtgttgaaagacatttttttccctccaaggGCATTTATTTGGTTGAGCACTTCTTGAGCACTTCTTCTTACGTTAGAAACAGGTATTCCTACCTTAGAAATGAGTTCCAGTATGAAATTAATTGTTCATCTATATATGAACAAGATCCCCAGGAAATTGGCAAGAGTTTAGAgataagaagaaaagagataatTGATTTAGCTGATGAAGATGTCGTAGCAATGACAAGTGATTGCCACGTGTATCGTTCACTTAGGAAATACCACCTAAAACCTGTTTCTCCAGAGGAGGAGAGTTTTCCAATCGCCTATTCTTTGGTTGTTCACAAAGATGCGGTAATGGTAGAAAGGCTCATACATTCACTGTACAGTCATCAAAATATTTACTGCATCCATTATGAccaaaaagctgcaaaaagtTTCAAATCTGCTATGAACAATCTAGCTAAATGTTTCCCCAATATTTTCATTGCGTCGAAATTGGAGACAGTGGACTATGCACATATTTCACGGCTGCAAGCAGATTTCAATTGTCTGTCTGATTTGGTGGACTCTTCAGTTCCCTGGAAGTATGTTATTAATTTGTGTGGCCAAGATTTCCCTTTGAGGTCAAACTTTGAGTTGGTTGCTGAACTGAAGAAACTTGGTGGAGGAAACATGCTGGAAACTATAAAGCCAAGCAGTAGCAAAAGAGAACGATTTACTTATCACTATGAGCTTATGAAAGTGCCTTATGAATACATGCAGATGCCTGTAAAAACCAAGATTTCCAAGAATCCGCCACCTCATAATATTGAGGTATTTGTAGGCAGTGCCTATTTTGTTTTAAGCCGAGAATTTATTCAATATACCCTTGAAAGCTCTgttgcaaaagatttttttgagtGGTCAAGGGATACATACTCTCCAGATGAACATTTCTGGGCCACTTTTGTACGTGTtcctggggtgcctggggaaGTTCCAAGGTCAGCCCAGGACATAACAGACCTACAAAGCAAAACTCGTCTGGTGAAATGGAATTATCTTGAAGACCATTTGTATCCTCCCTGCACTGGTACTCACCTTCGCAGTGTCTGCATCTATGGGGCCGCAGAATTAAGATGGCTTCTGAATTACGGACACTGGTTCGCCAACAAGTTTGACTCAAAAGTAGACCCTGTCCTGGTAAAATGCTTGGCAGAAAAACTGGCAGAACAACAGAAAGAGTGGGTATATTTGTCCTCTGATAAATACTTTCTGCACATAAATTCTGTGAATGCCTCGCTATAG